One Xyrauchen texanus isolate HMW12.3.18 chromosome 2, RBS_HiC_50CHRs, whole genome shotgun sequence genomic window carries:
- the LOC127655479 gene encoding uncharacterized protein LOC127655479, with protein sequence MTWDSLALSVLRTALLSALKVESRVVSSARTFAVIYGFCLERVVTALEKRKHPHQLESYSKLTQSHNSSQKRKCPASPPAGTSKQLKLDMSSSKRVSKVNINKAVMKFVVEGLQPFSVVDLQAFKDLIQDLQPNATIMSRPTLRSSIAEATKSMKKKLIAAMSEVEYIATTTDCWTTRRRSFIGITAHWLDPDSLDRHSVALACRQLKGSHTFEVLAAALNDIHAEYQIRDKIVRTTTDNGSNFLKAFRIYGDQDENNNATYTEELSNSGEGDDDEEEIQEEEEVVNYQEVASMLDIGDGFEYHLPKHQRCACHLLNLVSTVDALKANSNEAYKKVSRATFSKCQALWNKSARSALAAETIQDACKLQLIRPNATRWNSMFLAVERLVRIVKEQGEGAIRDVCTSLKIPMLNPTELAFLTEYSAIMSPMAKAIDILQAETNIQMGWLLPTLTQLKAKLDRIKPSLKYSKPLVDAIQLGLKNRFSEILEDPELIAAAILLPKFKTLWTKDETVLKKGLDYINLEMEPLHPLSNLHATSSDDDDFFSSIKSNSQESSKELEGYLGCCADHTSLLKTFPSICKLSIRLNTPLPASAACERLFSTAGLLFSPRRARMDSSNFENQLLLKLNRSFYNFE encoded by the exons AGAAAGCATCCCCATCAGTTAGAGAGTTACtctaaattgactcagagtcatAACAGCTCACAGAAGAGAAAGTGTCCTGCAAGTCCTCCTGCCGGTACCAGCAAGCAGCTCAAGTTGGATATGTCCAGCAGCAAACGAGTTtcaaaagtgaacataaacaaagcAGTGATGAAGTTTGTTGTTGAGGGCCTTCAACCATTCAGTGTGGTGGACCTACAAGCATTTAAAGACCTAATCCAGGACCTCCAACCCAATGCCACCATCATGTCACGCCCCACTCTACGATCAAGTATAGCTGAAGCTACAAAATCTATGAAGAAGAAATTGATCGCGGCAATGAGTGAGGTGGAATACATTGCAACCACCACAGACTGCTGGACCACCAGAAGGCGCAGCTTTATTGGCATAACAGCTCACTGGCTTGATCCTGACAGTTTAGACAGGCACTCAGTAGCCCTAGCATGTAGGCAGTTAAAAGGCTCCCACACTTTTGAAGTTTTAGCGGCTGCATTAAACGACATCCATGCAGAGTACCAGATCCGTGATAAGATCGTTAGAACAACGACTGACAATGGGTCGAATTTTCTAAAAGCATTCCGCATTTATGGTGACCAAGATGAAAACAACAATGCAACGTACACTGAAGAGTTAAGCAACTCGGGTGAGggagatgatgatgaggaggagattcAAGAAGAGGAAGAAGTTGTTAACTACCAAGAAGTGGCAAGTATGCTTGATATAGGCGATGGCTTTGAGTATCATTTACCCAAGCATCAACGTTGCGCATGCCACCTTCTCAATTTGGTGTCAACAGTAGATGCTTTAAAGGCAAACTCGAATGAGGCCTACAAAAAAGTGTCCAGAGCCACATTTTCAAAGTGCCAGGCACTATGGAACAAGAGTGCACGATCCGCTTTAGCTGCAGAAACCATCCAAGATGCATGCAAACTTCAGCTAATAAGGCCCAATGCAACCAGATGGAACTCGATGTTCCTTGCAGTGGAGAGATTAGTGAGGATCGTCAAAGAACAGGGAGAGGGAGCCATCCGAGATGTCTGCACATCATTAAAAATTCCAAT gCTCAATCCAACAGAACTGGCCTTTTTAACAGAATACTCCGCAATCATGAGTCCAATGGCCAAGGCCATCGATATTTTGCAGgctgaaaccaacatacaaatggGATGGCTTCTTCCCACTCTGACTCAACTGAAGGCAAAACTGGACCGGATCAAGCCATCATTAAAGTATTCCAAGCCACTTGTTGATGCCATTCAACTGGGTTTGAAGAACCGCTTCAGTGAAATCTTGGAAGACCCAGAACTGATTGCAGCCGCCATCTTGCTGCCAAAATTCAAGACGCTGTGGACCAAAGATGAAACTGTCCTGAAAAAGG GACTGGACTATATCAATCTGGAGATGGAGCCCTTGCATCCCCTCAGCAACTTGCATGCCACCTCTTCTGATGATGACGACTTTTTCTCATCCATCAAGTCAAACTCACAAGAAAGCTCCAAAGAACTTGAGGGATATTTGGGATGCTGTGCTGACCACACCAGTCTGCTGAAGACCTTTCCCTCAATCTGCAAGTTGTCCATCAGGTTAAACACACCCCTTCCTGCCTCAGCGGCTTGTGAGAGGCTGTTTAGTACGGCAGGACTTTTATTTAGCCCCAGGAGAGCCAGGATGGACTCCAGCAATTTTGAAAATCAGCTTCTGCTAAAGCTGAACAGAAGCTTTTACAACTTTGAATAG